The Deinococcus hopiensis KR-140 sequence CTGTACGCGAGCAACGGCTACGTGACGACCCTTCACGCCCGCGACTATCTTGAGGCGCCCATCATGCTCGCGCATACCGCGAACGGTCACCCCATCTCCGTGCTGGAAAAGGGACCGCTGACGGTGGTGCTGCCCGATGACCCCGCGCGGTTTCCGCGCAAGCAGTACGGCTCGGCGTGGGTGTGGTTCGTGGAACGCATCACCCCCGCGCCGTGACGACGAAGCGGACGCCGCAAGGGCTACCGGAGCGGTCTCCGGGCCCTCGCCCGCCGGGAGCGGTGCGGCGTTGGGTGGTGTGGCGCGAGGCGCTGCTCGCCGCGCTGCCCGCGCTTATGGCGGCGGCGCTGCTGACGCTGGCGGCCCGGCCGGCCTACGACACGGTGGTGCGGCGCAGCAGTGGCTGGAGTCCCTACGCCTACCAGGGCCTCGCGCAGGACGTGCAGGCGTACCAGGTGGCGCTGCTCGATCCAGAGGCGTCGGCCGCCGAGCGGCAGTTGCGGCGTGACATCGTGCTGTCGAGCCTCAATGCCCCCGGACAGTTCTCGCTGCTGCCCGTGGTGGAGACCTACGGGGAAGCGCGGCTGAGTCACATCCGCGCCCTGCTGCGGCGCGGCACACCCGGTTCGGCCGCCGCCGCCGCCCGCGAGGCGGTCATGCTCAACGCCCAGGCGAGCAGCCTGACGCACGACACGCAGGCGCAGGCGCTGGAGGTCCTGACCTTTCTGCGCTGGGTGCTGGTGGTGGCCGCCGCCTTGACCGGCCTGCTGAGCATGTTGCTGACCGCCCGGGCCCTGCTGCGGTGGCGCGCCGAGCGTGAGCGTCAGGCCCACCGCGAGGCCCGGCAGCGCGAGGCGCTCGACTTTGCCAGCCATGAACTGCGCCGTCCCCTGCAGTCACTGCTGCTTGCCAGCGACCTGCTGCGGCAGGCCGAGACGCCCGAGCAGCGCGCACATCTGCTGACCCTGATCGAGGACAGCGCGGGCCAGATCGCCAGCCGGGCGGACCTGAGCCACCTGCAGGACCTCTATCTCGACGCTGTGCTGGACGTCACGCAGCTGGATCTGCGCTCCCTGGTGGAGCGGATGGAGGCACCCCGCGTGAGCGTCGAGGTGCCCGCGCAGCCCCTGGTATGGCTGGTGGACGCCGCCCGGCTGCGTCAGGTGATCGAGAACCTGGTGGAAAACGCGCTGAAATACACCGGCGGTCCGGTACAGGTGCGCCTCGCCCAGGTGGACGGCCGGCCCGAGATCACCGTGCAGGACGCGGGCCCTGGCATTCCCCCCGCGCTGCGTGAGCGCCTTTTCTGGCCCTTCGAGCGCGGACAGGGCCACGCGGCGGGCGGGCAGGGGCTGGGCCTGACGCTGGTGCGCCGCCTGGTCCGCGCCCACCGGGGCGAGGTCACGCTGGAAGACGCCCCGTGTGGCGGCACGCTCGTGCGCGTCACCCTGGGTGGGCCGCGTGGCGGGAGCGGGGAGGCGTAGGGGAGAGGCGGCTCAATCCGCCGGAGTGGCAAACACCTGCGTCCAGTAGTGGGTGTATTTCGTGTAGGGGCGGCCCACGTACGACACGCCCATGTGGCTAAAGTCTCCCATGATGTTGCGGCAGTGCCCGGGACTGCGCAGCCACGCCCGCACCACCTCATCGGGGGTGGCCTGCCCGGCGGCGATGTTCTCGCCGCTCGCCTCTGCGCGCACCCCCGCCGCCTCCACGCGCGCCGCGGGGGTGCTGCCGTCCACCGCACTCAGGTGATCGAAATAGTCGTTCAGGGCCATGCCCGCTGACTGGGCGAGCGCCGCCACCTCCAGCTTGGAATCGCGGGTCAGCGGTGCTCGGGCCGGACCGCCCTCCTTCAACGTCGTGCAGTTCCAACCGCGCGCCCGCGCCCGGTTGGTCAGCCGCAGCACCTCGGTCTCGAAGGGCACGCTGGCCGTCAGCGGGGCCATCCGGAACCGAACGCTGCGGCTGAGGTTGCCACCCTCGCCGCTCAGGTGAAGGCTGGCCCGGTACTCGCCCGCCACCACCTGCACTGGCCCCGCGCCCACGGGACGGTCATTGAGGGTAAAGGTGGGCGTGGTCCGGCGGTACACCACGCTGCCCGCCGCCGAGAAGCGCACCTCGCCCCGGCCCAGCAGCACCACCATCTGGGCCCGCTCGCTGCCTGCGCTCTTGACCTCCAGCGTGCCGGTGGCCCGCGAAAGCACCTGTCCGGTGGCCGTGCGCAACGTTGAACGCACGGTGTAGGTCCCGGGCCGGTAGTAGGTGTGCGTCTGGGTCTGGCCCTGGCCCGCCGTCCCGTCCCCAAAGTCCCATTCCACCCGCTGCTCGGGGCGTGCCCCCCCCTGAAAGGTGACCTCCAGCGGCGCGAGCCGGTCCTCGTTCATGGAGAACCGGACCTGAAAGTCGCCCGCCGCGGCCTGCGCGCTCACCAGCGGTTCCCACGGCGCGGCCGCCAGCAACAGCGCCAGCAGCGCCCCCCGTCTTTCCGTTGCCCCCATGCGTCCAGGCTAGCGGGGAAAGGGGGCAACGCGCCGTGAGGAGGCGCACGAGGCGTGGCCGCGCAAAGAGCGCAGGGGATGGGCCCGCTTGAGCGGGAACTTCTCTGGCCTTCGGCCCTGCGCCGAGCGCAGTTGTCCGAATGGCGCCGCGCGTGGAGGGCGCAGCCCTCACGGCGCCCCATCCTCCCCCATGCGCATTGCGCTCGCCGGGCTCGGTCAAAAAGAAGTTCACACGTTGACAACTGCTCTAAGTGCACCGTAGTTGATCTTTAGATCAACCGAGCGGAGTGAGAAGCGGAAAATGTGCAGCTCACCGGGAGTGGAGACTTTTCGGTGCCCTCCTGAAAAGTCGCAACGTTAGGTGCGGTGTACTTAATTCACGTCCGCCACGCCTGAGAGCAGCTCTGCCAACTGCTCCTTGGCCCTAAACACGCGGCTCTTGGCTGTGCCCACCGCCACGCCCTGAATGCGGGCGATCTCGTCATAGGCGAGGTCTTCGACAAAGCGCAGCACCACGGCCTCGCGGTATTCCTCGGGCAGCTGCATCAGGGCGCGCTGTACGCGGTCTTGCGCGTCGGCGCTCTCGGCGTTTTGCACGGGCGAGCGTGCGCCGCTGGTGACCTCGAAGCCCACCTCCTCGCGCGCCTCTTCCAGGCTGAAGCGCTGGAGCTGCTTGCGGCGGTGCGACTCGATCTGGGTGTTGCGCGCCACCTGGTACAGCCAGGGCAGCACCCGCTCGCCGGGCCGGAAGGTCCCGATGCTGCGCCACGCCCGGTAAAACACCTCCTGCGTCAGGTCCAGGGCGTCTTCCGAGTTGCCCTCCAGGCGGTACAGGTAGCCGTACAGGCGCCCCTCGTAGGCGCTGACGAAGCTGTACCAGGCCTCTTCCTCGCCGCGGCCTAAGCGGGCAAGCAGTTCGGGCGTCAGGACATCCGGCTCGGCATTCACGTCGCTTCCCACCATACCGCCTCACCGCGGGGGAAGCGTCAGCCTTTTGGCGGTGGCGCTGAGTGGCGGCGCTGGGCGGTGGGCGCGCTACCATGCCCCGCACGTGTCTGCGCCGCCCGACTCCTCCGTTTCCCTCCTCGACGCCCTGCGGCCCCTCCTGCCCGATTTTAGCGTCGGCGCGCTGCTGGGCTTTGCCACCGGCCTGGCCCTCAAGAAGGTGGGGCGCGCGGTCCTCCTGGCCCTCGGCCTGCTGTTTATCGCGCTGCAACTCCTCGCCTATTTCGATCTGGTTACGGTCAACTGGCCGCGCCTGCAGGCCCTTTCCGAGCCGTGGTTGCGTCAGGGCGGCGAACTGGGCAGCCGCTGGCTGATGCGCGTGCTGACGGCCAACCTCCCCTTTGCGGGGGCTTTTACAGCGGGCCTGCTGCTGGGCCTGCGCGCGCGGGGCTAAGCGGGCTTCGGCCTGATGGGGGGGACGCTCACGGCTGCCTCGCCGAGTTGACCGAACTGCTGGAGGGCTTGGGGTACGAGGTTCAGGGCGCGGGGGTTCACGCTCCCTCAGGGCGGCAGGTCTTTGTGGGGGATCTGGTGGACCGTGGTCCCGGCGTACCCGGTGTGATGGCCCGGGTGATGGAGGCGGTGGCCGACGGCGTGGCCCTTTGGGTGCAGGGCCACCACAACCGGCGGCTGGCGCAGGCCATGGCGGGGCGTCTTCCAGCCCCGACGTTTTCCTGCGGCAGTCACCGGTTGTGGTTGAACACGCCGTCAAGGAGGTGCGGAGCGCGCTCTCGGCCTTGCCCCCACGGCTTGAGCCAGGCGGCGAGCGGCGTGTGGTCCACGCGGGCGATCTTTCCGGGGCGGCCGCCGACGTGCGGGCAGAATACAAATACACGGGCCGGGGAGATGCGCACGGCGTGCGCGAGCGGGCCGGCTGCGTGGGAATGTCCGCCGGACAGCCCCCATCCTTGCGGGCGCTTGACGGCCCTGCATTTTCCCCAACGGGAAGTGTGTTCCGCTCCTGCCGCGAGGGCCGACGCGCAGGGAAGCGCCGACCGGGCACAACGAAAGACCCTGGCCTCCAGGCCAGGCTAGAGGTACGCCAGCGCCCAGTCGCTCGCTCCATGGGCCTGCCCCGCCCGCAGCAGCGCCAGCCCGTCCGGCGTCACGTCCCCCAGGTGCGGAAGTTCCGCCGCCAACGCCCCGAATTCCTCCAGCGTCTGCTTGGTGGGAGGGTGGATCACCCGGGCCACCACTCCGCCCGCCACCCCGTACACCGCGCCATAGACGTTGCCGCGCCGAGCACCGAGCGATACGGCCACCGCTCCGTCTTCTGCGCCGCCCACCAACGCTTCCAGCGTGGGCACGCCGCGCACCGGCGCTCCCCAGACCCGGCCCAGCCCCAGGGCATAGCTCGCCCCAACGCGCACGCCCGTGTAGGACCCTGGCCCGGTGCCAATCACGATTTCCGAAGCCCGGAAGGGCAGGCCCGCCTCCGCGAACAGGGCGCGCACGCCGCCGGGCAGCCGCTCGGCGTGCAGTCGGCCCACCTCCTCGGCCGACTGCACCGCGCCGCCCTCCCAGGTCAGCGCCAGCGTCAGGAAAGGCGTGGCGGTATCGAGGGCGAGCGTGACGGCGGCGGGAGGGGCGGACATGCGTGGCATTGTAGGGCCCGCTTCCAGGCGCGCTGTCACCGCTGCGGGAACGTGACACGCAGGCGGAATTGGAGGCCCGCCCCCCGGTGGTATGGTAGGCGCAACATGACCAATACCGCCAACATCGCCAAGGGGCTGGAAGGCGTTCTGTTCACCGAGTCGAAACTCACCTTCATCAACGGCTCGGAGGGCATCCTGACGCACCTGGGCATTCCAATTCAGGAATGGGCCGAGAACAGCACCTTTGAGGAACTGTCGCTGGCGCTCCTCGAAGCCCGGCTGCCCACCGCCGAGGAACTCGCCCGTTTCGATGCGGACCTCAAGGCCAACCGCGCCGTGCCCCAGTCCCTCCTCGACGTGATTCAGGCGATGCCCCGGGGCGTTCACCCCATGCAGGCGCTGCGCACCGCCGTATCGTACCTTGGGCTGCTCGATGCCCAGGCGGAGGAAACCACCGAGGAGGCCCGCCGGGCCATCTCCGTGCGCATGATCGCCCAGTTCGCCACCGTGATCGCGGCCATCAACCGCGCCCAGGAGGGCCAGGAAATCGTCGCGCCGCGCATGGACCTGACCCACGCGGGCAACTTCCTGTACATGCTTACGGGCAAGGAGCCGACGCAGGAGCAGGCCCGCCTGTTCGACATTGCCCTCGTGCTGCACGCCGATCACGGTATGAACGCCAGCACCTTCACGGCGATTGCCACCGCCAGCACCCTCAGCGACATGTACTCGTGCATCACCTCCGCCATCGGCGCGTTGAAGGGACCGCTGCACGGCGGAGCCAACGAGGCGGTGATGGACATGCTCGACGAGATCGGCACGCCGGAAAAGGCCGCCGAGTACATCGGGGGCAAGCTCGACCGCAAGGAAAAGGTCATGGGCGTGGGCCACCGCGTCTACAAGTACTTCGACCCCCGCTCCCGCGTGCTGCGCGACTACGCCGAGCACGTGGCGAACAAGGAAGGCAAGAGCCAGTACTACCAGATCCTCGAAACCATCGAGCGCGTCGTGGTGGAGCGCATCGGCTCCAAGGGCATCTACCCCAACGTGGACTTCTACTCGGGCACGGTGTACTCGGATCTTGGGATTAAAAAGGAATACTTCACCCCGATCTTCGCCCTGGCGCGCATCAGTGGTTGGTGCGCCTCGGTGATCGAGTACACCCGCGACAACCGCCTGCTGCGCCCCGACGCGCGCTACATCGGTGAGACGGATCAGCATTACGTGCCGCTTCAGGAACGCTGAGCGCGCAGAAAACCGGGAGCAGAGCGCAAAAAGAAGCCGGGGTGCAACTGCCCCGGCTTTTCCCGTTTGCCCCTCTGTTCTCGGCCTTCTGCCCTCTGCGCGCCGTCAGGCGCTCATGCCCTTGCTGCCGTGCAGCGTCCGTTCCACCGCTTCCGTGACCTCAGCTTCGAAGCGGCGCAGGTGTTCGCGCAGCCGGGCCAGTTCGTCGGGACCCAGGTCGCGCAACCACAGCACGGCGCGGCCCAACACGGCGAAGGTCAGGGGGCTGTCGTCGTCCGCGTCTTCGTCTTCCACGGGGTCAAGGTTCAGCGCGCCGTAGTCCAATCCCTGGTTCATCAGGTTCATGCCCATCAGGATGTCGGGGAGGGCGTCTTCCTCCACGAACAGGTCGAGGTCGAGGTGCAGCCGCACCACCACGCCGCCCGCGGGGTCAGGTTCCGCGAACAGGGCCAGCCGGGTTTCGCCGTCTTGCACGAGCGCGCCGTCCTCCACCGCTTCGACGGTCAGTCCACTGTCCTCCAGGGCGCGCATGATGCGCTGAAGTTCTGTCTGCGAAACCGTCATGCGGGCGAGTATAGAGCGGGGCGTGCAGACAAACGGGCCGGGTGGCACGCTCGGAGCCCCCGGCCATCCGCCCTCTGCCTTTACCCGTGGTACACCCACGCCTCCCCTTGCCACGTTCGGGCGAGTTGCCCCAGCAGGCGCAGGTGTTCGGCGTGGGCCAGCGTCTCGGCCAGGGCAAAACGCCGCCCAGCCATGTTGAGCTCTCTCGGAAACATGGCGAGCGAGAGTTCGTAGGCGCTGCGGGCCTCGCGCCCGGCCTCGGCGCGGATAAAGTCCAGCCGCTCGTGGTGGTGGGCGCGCAGTTCGCGGGCGCGGGCCTGCACCCCGTCCATCACCGGACCGTGGTGCCCCACCACCGCGCGGGCGGGGTTGAGGGCTTCGAGTTTGCCCAGCGTCTGGAGGTAATCCCCCAGTGGATCGGGACGGGTGTAGGCGTACAGACCGATGTTGGGGCTGATGCGCGGCAAGACGGCGTCCCCGGCGATCAGCAGGCCCCCGCTCTCATTCCACAGGCCCAGGTGCCCGTCGGCGTGGCCAGGCAGCCACAGCACCTCCCACTCGGCCCCTGCCAGGGGCAGCATCGCGCCCTCACGCAGGGGTTGGACGCGGCTGGCGGGTTGCACACGGGCGCGGGTGCGGCGGCTGTCAAGTTCCAGGGTATCGAGCAGTTCCTGGGGCAGGCCGTGATCCGCCATATGCTTGAGGTGGCCGGGCAGCCACTCCTCCCACAGGTGCCAGTAGCGCTCTCCGCGCCCGATCTCCACGTCCAGCATCTGCACCGCCGCGCCGCTGCGTTCCTCCACCAGCCCCGCCAGTCCGTAGTGGTCCGGGTGGTGGTGCGTGATAATCACCCGCTCCACGTCCGGCCAGTGCAGCCCCAGCGCCGTCAGGCCGTCCTCGATGGCCGCCCGCGCCTCAGGCGTGTCCAGCGCTGTATCGATCATCGTAACGGGGGCCGAGGTATCGATCATCACCGTGACCGTCTTCATGGGGTAGGGGATCGGCACCTGCAGGGCATGCAGCGTGCCGTGAACGCGCTGGAGGGTGGAAGGGGAGGAGGTCATGCCCGGAGGCTAACACCGGGGGGAACACTTCGCTGGACTGCCGGCCCCGGACAGGGACGAAGGCAAAGTGACGATCCGGGCGAGAAGCCGTTCCGCGGGATGCCGTTTCCATTCAGGCCGTTTCCGCACCGGGAAGGATGCCGCTGCGCTCACCCCTTCAAGGCTTGAATTTCCGGACGGCCGCCCCGCCGACAGACGTGAAGAAATTGATCATGTTGCCGTCTGGGTCCCGGAACAGCAGCCAGCGGTTGCTCCATGGGTGGGTGGTCGGCGGCAAGGCCACGTCGCCGAGAACCGGCCTGGTCCGCGCGTATTCTGCGTCGCCGTCATCCACCTGGAACTCGGTGATGGCGCTGTGGTTGTCGGCGGGGTGAGCGGCCCCTGCGCCGAACAGGGCGGTGGTGCGCGTGCTGGCAATGGTCAGGGTACAGGGCGGCGCGACCAATTCGGCAAACTCTGGGGTGGCCCAGAGGGCGCGCGGCCCACGCACATGGTTTCCGGGGAAGCCGTTCCATCCCCTCCGCTCCGGTGATTCCACGCCTCTCCGCCTGCGTTTTTCCTGCTCGCTCTGCTGCGTAGCGTTGCCCGTCCGCTCGGGTTGGCCAGTGGTTTCATCACGGATGAACCGGAATTCTGATGATTCCTTCCCCGCTCCCAGCCTTTATTCCAGCAGTGTCACCGGCTCCACGCGCACCTGTGCCTCCGCCACATGCAGCCACGCGCAGGCGACGGGCAACCGGAAGCGGCGCGGCCCCACCGAACCTGGATTGAGGGACGTCACCCCGCCCCGCTCCTCCAGCCGGGGTACGTGCGTGTGCCCGCTGATCACCACCCGGATGCCGGCCACTTCCGGCGAGAGGTCCAGCGCCTTCAGATCGTGCAGCAGGTAGATCCACACGCCTTCCAGCTCGAGCAGCAGCGTTTCGGGCAGCCCTGAAAGGGGAGGGGAACGGTCCACATTTCCCCGAATGGCGTGAACGGGACCGGCCGAAGCTCCGCGGAGCGTCTCCAGCACCTCTACTTTGCCCACATCTCCGGCGTGCAGCACAGCGTCCGCCTCCCGCACGAGAGCCAGCACCTCCGGGCGCAACAGACCGTGGGTATCGGAGAGAACAAGGACGCGCATGGGGAAAGTGTAAAGGGAGCCGTCGGCCACCGGGAGTGTGCGGGGAACAGCCAGACGGCCGAAGGCGGACCCCTCACGGCGCCATGAAAACGCCCCCACTTCGGTGGGGGCAAGACGTTTTGAATGACGTTTACAGGCGGCTCTTGATCGCCTGCAGGCTGGAGCTGTCGGCCCACGCCATGCCCTTGTCCACGTACATGGAGGCCGTGGCCTTGTCGCCGCGCTGCAGGGCGAGGTAGGCGAGCTTGGCGGCGGCCAGCGAAGCGTACTGCTTCTCGGTGTCGTTCAGGTCGCCGAGGCGGGTCCAGGCGTTATAGGCGTTGATCCACCACTGGGTCTTGGTGTACAGCTGCGCGAGGTACGCCTGGTAGTCGCGGTTGCCCGACTCCATGTTGGCGGCGTAGTACGCCGAATTCACGGCGGCCTTCCACAGCGTGCGGTCGTAGAAGGGCACGGGGTAGGCCACGTCGGCCTGCACAGCGTACTCCTGGGCGCGCGTGAAGTTGTCGCCGGCGCTCATGGTGGAGGGATCAGCCATGTTCATGTTGTCCATGCCGGTCCCCGCGTCCGTCGTGGTGGCGGTATCGGTGGTCGTGCTGGTGTCGGTCGTCGTGCTGGTATCCGTCGTCGTGCTGGTGTCGGTCGTGGTGCTGGTATCCGTCGTCTCGGTGGTGCTGGTGTCCGCCGGAGGCGTGGTGGTGTCCTGCGCGGCGGCGAGGCCGGCGAGCGCGAACGCAGTCAGCATGAGAATCTTTTTCATAACCAACCGCATCTTAGGACGCTACCCTTTGGGCCGTCCACGCGACGCCCTTCTCATAAAGGCAATGTAAAGGAGCTTACCTTCAGATGAGGAAACCTCTTGCGGTTATCACCTTGACACTCCTGGGCAACCTGGCATTTGCCCAGTCCCAAAAGGCCCCCCAGGTTACCTGGTACAAGGACCTGAAAGTCCTCTCGCCCGTCGCCGTGACCGACGCGGGTGACCTCGTGTTCGTCGGATCGGACGCCCGCATTCACCGCACCGACGCGCGCGGCGTCGAGAAATGGAACTTCGCCACCGGCGATATCGGCCGCGCCCACCCGGTGATCACGCCGCAGGGCAACGTCATCGCCGCCTCCTACGACGACACCGTGTATGCCCTGGACCCGTCGGGCAAGCTGCTGTGGAAGGCCAAGCTCGACGGCGACGTCTTTGCCAGCCCAGCCCTGCGCCCCGACGGCAGCGTTATCGTCGCCACGGCGGGGGGCACCGTGTATGCCCTCGGTCCCCAGGGGCAGCCACTGTGGAGCTACAAGGTCGGCGCGCCCGTCTTTTCCAGCCCCGCCGTCGCGGCGGACGGCACAGTCTATTTCGGTGCGCAGGACTTCGGAATGCACGCCCTGACGGCCGAGGGCAAGCCGAAATGGATTTTTCGCGCGAAGTCCCTGGTGTTTTCCAGCCCGGCGCTCGACCGTCAGGGCAACGTGTACTTCGGCTCCAGCGACCGGCAGGTCTACGCGCTCGACCAGGGCGGCAAACTGCGCTGGAAACGGGCCACCGGCCTGTTTGTGAACGCGAGCCCCATTGTGACGGGCGGGGACCTCGTGGTGGTGGGGAGCTATGACGGCACCGTCTACGCGATCAACACCACCGGCGAGGACGAGTGGACCTACAAGGCCGGGGCTCCGGTGGCGGCGGCGGCAGTGGAACTGGCGGACGGCTCCATTGTGGTGCCGGACCTCGCCGGAACCCTGCACGCCATCAGCAAGGCGGGGCAGACCCTCTGGGAGATCAAGACGGGCAAGAAGATCGACGTAAACGTCTCGGTCAGCAATCAGGGCACCCTGTACTTCGTCACCGAGGGCGGCGGCCTGAGCGCCGTGGCGAAGCAGCTCCCACTGGCCGACGGTCCTTGGACCACCTTCCGGGGCGTGCCCACCGGCTGGGGCCGGATGCTGAGTGCGTCGGAGGCGCAGGCGCTCACGCAGTTCCGCAGGGCGGCGGCCGCGGCGGTGCTGGGGCAGCGTCCCACCCCGCCCACCCCGGCTCCATCCAGGCCAACGCCCACCGCGCCGCCCAAGCCCGTCGCGTCCCCCCCGCCGGTCCTGACTCCCGAGCAGAGCGCCCAGGCCGCGGCGCGCGGCGCGCAGGTTCTGGGCGGCGCGGTGTTCTTGCCGCTCAGGGAAACGGTGGGCGCCCTGGGCGCGCGGCTGCAGGTCCTGACGCCCCGCACGGCCACGTTGGCTTGGAACGTTGCGGCGGGTGGTGCGGGCAGCGTGGT is a genomic window containing:
- a CDS encoding sensor histidine kinase; amino-acid sequence: MTTKRTPQGLPERSPGPRPPGAVRRWVVWREALLAALPALMAAALLTLAARPAYDTVVRRSSGWSPYAYQGLAQDVQAYQVALLDPEASAAERQLRRDIVLSSLNAPGQFSLLPVVETYGEARLSHIRALLRRGTPGSAAAAAREAVMLNAQASSLTHDTQAQALEVLTFLRWVLVVAAALTGLLSMLLTARALLRWRAERERQAHREARQREALDFASHELRRPLQSLLLASDLLRQAETPEQRAHLLTLIEDSAGQIASRADLSHLQDLYLDAVLDVTQLDLRSLVERMEAPRVSVEVPAQPLVWLVDAARLRQVIENLVENALKYTGGPVQVRLAQVDGRPEITVQDAGPGIPPALRERLFWPFERGQGHAAGGQGLGLTLVRRLVRAHRGEVTLEDAPCGGTLVRVTLGGPRGGSGEA
- a CDS encoding CAP domain-containing protein, with translation MGATERRGALLALLLAAAPWEPLVSAQAAAGDFQVRFSMNEDRLAPLEVTFQGGARPEQRVEWDFGDGTAGQGQTQTHTYYRPGTYTVRSTLRTATGQVLSRATGTLEVKSAGSERAQMVVLLGRGEVRFSAAGSVVYRRTTPTFTLNDRPVGAGPVQVVAGEYRASLHLSGEGGNLSRSVRFRMAPLTASVPFETEVLRLTNRARARGWNCTTLKEGGPARAPLTRDSKLEVAALAQSAGMALNDYFDHLSAVDGSTPAARVEAAGVRAEASGENIAAGQATPDEVVRAWLRSPGHCRNIMGDFSHMGVSYVGRPYTKYTHYWTQVFATPAD
- a CDS encoding RNA polymerase sigma factor, coding for MVGSDVNAEPDVLTPELLARLGRGEEEAWYSFVSAYEGRLYGYLYRLEGNSEDALDLTQEVFYRAWRSIGTFRPGERVLPWLYQVARNTQIESHRRKQLQRFSLEEAREEVGFEVTSGARSPVQNAESADAQDRVQRALMQLPEEYREAVVLRFVEDLAYDEIARIQGVAVGTAKSRVFRAKEQLAELLSGVADVN
- a CDS encoding FUN14 domain-containing protein, which gives rise to MSAPPDSSVSLLDALRPLLPDFSVGALLGFATGLALKKVGRAVLLALGLLFIALQLLAYFDLVTVNWPRLQALSEPWLRQGGELGSRWLMRVLTANLPFAGAFTAGLLLGLRARG
- the tsaB gene encoding tRNA (adenosine(37)-N6)-threonylcarbamoyltransferase complex dimerization subunit type 1 TsaB, yielding MSAPPAAVTLALDTATPFLTLALTWEGGAVQSAEEVGRLHAERLPGGVRALFAEAGLPFRASEIVIGTGPGSYTGVRVGASYALGLGRVWGAPVRGVPTLEALVGGAEDGAVAVSLGARRGNVYGAVYGVAGGVVARVIHPPTKQTLEEFGALAAELPHLGDVTPDGLALLRAGQAHGASDWALAYL
- a CDS encoding citrate/2-methylcitrate synthase; the encoded protein is MTNTANIAKGLEGVLFTESKLTFINGSEGILTHLGIPIQEWAENSTFEELSLALLEARLPTAEELARFDADLKANRAVPQSLLDVIQAMPRGVHPMQALRTAVSYLGLLDAQAEETTEEARRAISVRMIAQFATVIAAINRAQEGQEIVAPRMDLTHAGNFLYMLTGKEPTQEQARLFDIALVLHADHGMNASTFTAIATASTLSDMYSCITSAIGALKGPLHGGANEAVMDMLDEIGTPEKAAEYIGGKLDRKEKVMGVGHRVYKYFDPRSRVLRDYAEHVANKEGKSQYYQILETIERVVVERIGSKGIYPNVDFYSGTVYSDLGIKKEYFTPIFALARISGWCASVIEYTRDNRLLRPDARYIGETDQHYVPLQER
- a CDS encoding MBL fold metallo-hydrolase, with the protein product MTSSPSTLQRVHGTLHALQVPIPYPMKTVTVMIDTSAPVTMIDTALDTPEARAAIEDGLTALGLHWPDVERVIITHHHPDHYGLAGLVEERSGAAVQMLDVEIGRGERYWHLWEEWLPGHLKHMADHGLPQELLDTLELDSRRTRARVQPASRVQPLREGAMLPLAGAEWEVLWLPGHADGHLGLWNESGGLLIAGDAVLPRISPNIGLYAYTRPDPLGDYLQTLGKLEALNPARAVVGHHGPVMDGVQARARELRAHHHERLDFIRAEAGREARSAYELSLAMFPRELNMAGRRFALAETLAHAEHLRLLGQLARTWQGEAWVYHG
- a CDS encoding VOC family protein, encoding MRGPRALWATPEFAELVAPPCTLTIASTRTTALFGAGAAHPADNHSAITEFQVDDGDAEYARTRPVLGDVALPPTTHPWSNRWLLFRDPDGNMINFFTSVGGAAVRKFKP
- a CDS encoding metallophosphoesterase family protein, with amino-acid sequence MRVLVLSDTHGLLRPEVLALVREADAVLHAGDVGKVEVLETLRGASAGPVHAIRGNVDRSPPLSGLPETLLLELEGVWIYLLHDLKALDLSPEVAGIRVVISGHTHVPRLEERGGVTSLNPGSVGPRRFRLPVACAWLHVAEAQVRVEPVTLLE
- a CDS encoding PQQ-binding-like beta-propeller repeat protein — encoded protein: MRKPLAVITLTLLGNLAFAQSQKAPQVTWYKDLKVLSPVAVTDAGDLVFVGSDARIHRTDARGVEKWNFATGDIGRAHPVITPQGNVIAASYDDTVYALDPSGKLLWKAKLDGDVFASPALRPDGSVIVATAGGTVYALGPQGQPLWSYKVGAPVFSSPAVAADGTVYFGAQDFGMHALTAEGKPKWIFRAKSLVFSSPALDRQGNVYFGSSDRQVYALDQGGKLRWKRATGLFVNASPIVTGGDLVVVGSYDGTVYAINTTGEDEWTYKAGAPVAAAAVELADGSIVVPDLAGTLHAISKAGQTLWEIKTGKKIDVNVSVSNQGTLYFVTEGGGLSAVAKQLPLADGPWTTFRGVPTGWGRMLSASEAQALTQFRRAAAAAVLGQRPTPPTPAPSRPTPTAPPKPVASPPPVLTPEQSAQAAARGAQVLGGAVFLPLRETVGALGARLQVLTPRTATLAWNVAAGGAGSVVSLPVRMVKGSAFVPLSALTKLPGVQVAARRAPAGLTFTRAGQSVTFPVNVPALTPLKRQPEFPPVLGQ